One window from the genome of Cronobacter malonaticus LMG 23826 encodes:
- a CDS encoding type I toxin-antitoxin system Hok family toxin, producing the protein MFWCVLTVCLTLLIFTFLTRNSLCELRLKDGQREFAAFLAYESGK; encoded by the coding sequence CTGTTCTGGTGCGTATTAACCGTATGTTTAACGCTGTTGATATTCACATTCCTGACGCGTAATTCGCTTTGTGAATTACGACTGAAGGACGGGCAAAGGGAGTTCGCTGCGTTTCTGGCTTACGAATCCGGTAAGTAG
- a CDS encoding conjugal transfer protein, with protein sequence MRDIVSKDIQNGASPGEVNISATCNELIRFGLLFYKNRENGEDKFDLEGYRRDLLRKAAGSREGVVLISTLVAEMYVKMMGKEGEGSLEDTLDLLLSGINTAEDEAEQHQKVAAFSIKSRISKQKNFKFALANGGLLAALIIATIPRSPVVLIYCPHRMLP encoded by the coding sequence GTGCGTGATATTGTTTCTAAAGATATTCAGAACGGCGCCTCTCCGGGAGAGGTAAACATCTCAGCAACCTGCAATGAATTAATTCGCTTCGGCCTTCTTTTTTATAAAAATCGCGAGAACGGAGAGGATAAGTTTGACCTAGAAGGCTACCGGCGTGACCTGCTAAGAAAAGCAGCTGGCTCACGAGAGGGCGTGGTGCTCATATCAACACTGGTCGCAGAAATGTATGTGAAGATGATGGGCAAAGAAGGGGAGGGAAGCCTTGAAGATACGCTGGATTTATTGCTGAGCGGAATCAACACAGCAGAGGATGAAGCAGAACAACATCAAAAAGTGGCGGCATTTTCTATAAAGTCACGAATTTCCAAGCAGAAAAATTTTAAATTCGCGCTGGCTAATGGTGGGCTGCTTGCCGCACTTATTATTGCTACCATCCCTCGTTCGCCGGTAGTACTGATTTACTGTCCTCACAGGATGCTACCGTGA
- a CDS encoding ParA family protein encodes MKVISFLNPKGGSGKTTVTINVSTSIAKRHRVAVVDTDPQQSLANWNKAEKANFDVFTAASEKDVYTIRKELADYDYVIIDGAGALSVITAAAVMVSDLVIIPVTPSPLDFSASGAVISVLEAQSYSRPVECRFLITRKIEQATMLGVLRESIAATGIPSLKTSITQRQSYVKSVLDGETVFDTNDGAAKGEIEVLAGEILKLID; translated from the coding sequence ATGAAAGTAATATCGTTTTTGAATCCAAAAGGTGGGAGCGGTAAAACTACTGTCACAATTAACGTCAGTACCAGTATTGCTAAGAGACATCGCGTGGCTGTTGTAGACACCGATCCGCAGCAAAGCCTTGCAAACTGGAACAAGGCTGAAAAAGCGAACTTTGACGTATTCACTGCAGCATCTGAAAAGGATGTTTATACAATAAGAAAAGAACTTGCAGATTATGACTATGTCATCATTGATGGAGCAGGTGCGCTTTCTGTAATTACTGCCGCTGCAGTTATGGTCAGTGATCTGGTTATCATTCCAGTGACACCGTCACCATTGGATTTTTCAGCTTCTGGTGCAGTTATAAGTGTGCTGGAAGCTCAGTCATACAGCAGACCTGTTGAGTGCCGTTTCCTTATTACACGCAAAATCGAGCAAGCTACGATGCTTGGTGTTCTGCGTGAGAGCATCGCTGCAACAGGAATTCCTTCTTTAAAAACGTCTATTACACAAAGACAGAGCTATGTGAAATCTGTTCTTGATGGCGAAACGGTGTTTGATACTAATGACGGAGCTGCCAAAGGTGAGATAGAAGTGCTTGCAGGTGAGATCCTTAAATTAATTGATTAA
- a CDS encoding plasmid partition protein ParG, whose translation MSLVKQNRNQTASPRVMTFGENRDLDKVISAQPSGIQKRVNFNMAEEKHQRLKAACARKGASISDVMNDLVDSWLKDNE comes from the coding sequence ATGAGCTTAGTAAAACAGAACCGTAATCAGACTGCCTCACCTCGGGTTATGACCTTCGGTGAAAACAGGGATTTAGATAAAGTTATATCAGCCCAACCATCGGGTATACAGAAACGCGTCAATTTCAATATGGCAGAAGAAAAACATCAGAGATTGAAAGCCGCATGTGCCCGAAAAGGCGCTTCTATTTCAGATGTAATGAATGATCTCGTTGATTCGTGGTTAAAAGATAATGAGTAA
- a CDS encoding RepB family plasmid replication initiator protein, protein MENSEAQQSPFAIKKKESGESYELTPNSNKTVQPVALLRLSVFTPVSPKEKGKRDFLIDASEELSSLEVARQEGYTNIKIQGAKLGMSTDFKTWIGIISAFSKYGYTSDKICLPFSEFARMCGLRPTDINGRARNRLSESLFNLSSVTLSFRSQDGKRSLVTHLVQRAQLDMETNEVEIVGDPSLWELYRYDHKVLLGLKALSALSRKESAQSLYVYFESMPAGTLYVSMKRLRERLAMESQVKDQNATIRRAMKDLKSIGYLDYTETKKGREIMFIVHSRSPRLTLPVA, encoded by the coding sequence ATGGAAAATTCTGAAGCGCAGCAAAGTCCTTTTGCGATCAAAAAGAAAGAGTCAGGGGAGAGTTATGAACTGACGCCGAACAGTAACAAAACTGTTCAGCCTGTGGCTTTGTTACGCCTCAGTGTGTTCACTCCGGTATCTCCAAAAGAGAAGGGAAAACGTGATTTTCTTATTGATGCGTCGGAAGAACTTTCAAGCCTGGAAGTTGCGCGGCAGGAAGGGTACACCAATATCAAAATCCAGGGGGCTAAGCTCGGTATGTCAACCGACTTTAAGACTTGGATCGGGATTATTTCAGCTTTCTCCAAGTATGGTTATACCTCCGACAAAATTTGTCTACCTTTCTCAGAGTTCGCAAGGATGTGCGGTCTGAGACCAACCGACATCAATGGCCGAGCCAGAAATCGATTAAGCGAATCTCTTTTTAACCTGTCTAGCGTGACTCTTTCGTTTCGCAGCCAGGATGGCAAGCGCAGCCTCGTAACCCACCTTGTCCAACGTGCGCAACTTGATATGGAAACGAATGAAGTTGAGATAGTTGGAGATCCGAGTCTATGGGAGCTATATCGCTATGATCATAAGGTTTTACTCGGACTGAAAGCGCTGTCAGCATTATCCCGTAAGGAATCAGCCCAATCCCTTTATGTCTATTTCGAAAGTATGCCTGCCGGTACGTTGTATGTCTCCATGAAGCGGCTGCGTGAAAGGCTTGCAATGGAATCTCAGGTAAAGGACCAGAATGCAACTATACGGCGCGCGATGAAGGATTTAAAAAGCATTGGTTATCTTGATTACACAGAAACCAAAAAGGGTAGGGAAATCATGTTCATTGTTCACTCTCGATCGCCGCGCCTTACGTTGCCAGTAGCGTGA
- the repA gene encoding plasmid replication initiator RepA, whose protein sequence is MNDNLIPRADRRHRGIHSTACKCPDPVYLRPAHYKPLSGEHGRALRNLMLHDRKTGHWQVRRRVSADIRFVILRYACGRKRALRPEMRRLIDALFVVFVNAADLATDIITLNVSRLAEALSPRDENGTIIREKAVTVSRVSRAIRLLCLFGVIDAPATEWDLMNGCRFPKHVLLTEAGWQLTGINMDRLRAEQEARRQAIRDGMLQPGETLSLKAARRRWYESCRNRTVLSRRTRALEGKQRRRLEQLPFDERKRQVAERLYRSLGERAGMVSSQQFEKMVWQQLYQLELVNLDAPAAAPPLH, encoded by the coding sequence GTGAATGATAATCTGATCCCCCGCGCCGACCGGCGCCACCGTGGCATCCATTCCACGGCCTGCAAATGTCCTGACCCGGTTTACCTGCGTCCGGCACACTACAAACCCCTGAGTGGTGAACACGGCCGCGCGCTGCGTAATCTTATGCTGCACGATCGTAAAACGGGTCACTGGCAGGTACGCCGTCGCGTGTCTGCCGATATTCGCTTTGTGATACTGCGTTATGCCTGCGGCCGCAAACGCGCCCTTCGCCCGGAGATGCGCCGCCTGATCGATGCCCTGTTTGTGGTGTTCGTTAACGCGGCAGACCTGGCCACCGATATCATCACGCTTAATGTCTCCAGACTGGCGGAAGCCCTGAGCCCGCGTGACGAGAACGGCACCATCATCCGTGAAAAGGCGGTGACCGTTTCCCGTGTGTCCCGGGCCATACGGCTGCTCTGCCTGTTCGGCGTCATCGATGCGCCGGCGACCGAGTGGGACCTGATGAACGGCTGTCGTTTCCCGAAACATGTCCTGCTCACCGAGGCGGGCTGGCAGCTGACCGGCATTAACATGGACAGGCTTCGCGCCGAGCAGGAAGCGCGCCGGCAGGCCATCCGCGACGGTATGCTGCAGCCAGGCGAAACCCTGAGCCTGAAGGCTGCCCGCCGCCGCTGGTATGAAAGCTGCCGCAACCGGACTGTCCTGAGTCGCCGCACGCGTGCGCTGGAAGGCAAACAGCGACGTCGTCTGGAGCAGCTGCCGTTCGATGAGCGCAAGCGCCAGGTGGCAGAGCGCCTCTACCGCAGCCTCGGGGAGCGTGCCGGCATGGTCTCATCACAGCAGTTTGAAAAGATGGTCTGGCAGCAGCTCTATCAGCTCGAACTGGTGAATCTGGACGCACCGGCCGCGGCGCCACCTCTCCACTGA
- a CDS encoding DUF5431 family protein, with the protein MLEQHQDSLLPAVKQGEEGHETAAKHSVLVRINRMFNAVDIHIPDA; encoded by the coding sequence ATGCTTGAACAACATCAGGATAGCCTCTTACCCGCCGTAAAGCAAGGAGAAGAAGGCCATGAAACTGCCGCGAAGCACTCTGTTCTGGTGCGTATTAACCGTATGTTTAACGCTGTTGATATTCACATTCCTGACGCGTAA
- a CDS encoding site-specific integrase produces the protein MKDNYVTMTNYPALPPQAASLPVAIDYPAALALRQMALVQDELPKYLLAPEVSALLHYVPDLHRKMLLATLWNTGARINEALALTRSDFSLTSSLPFVQLATLKQRAEKAARTAGRAPAGSQAHRLVPLSDQHYVSQLQMMVATLKIPLERRNKRTGRTEKARIWEITDRTVRTWINEAVDAAAADGVTFSVPVTPHTFRHSYAMHMLYAGIPLKVLQSLMGHKSVSSTEVYTKVFALDVAARHRVQFSMAEADAVAMLKIR, from the coding sequence ATGAAGGATAACTATGTGACCATGACTAATTATCCCGCCCTCCCTCCGCAGGCGGCCTCGTTACCCGTCGCCATCGATTATCCAGCCGCACTGGCGCTGCGTCAGATGGCGCTCGTTCAGGATGAACTGCCGAAATACCTGCTGGCACCGGAGGTCAGCGCCCTGCTCCACTATGTGCCGGATCTGCACCGCAAGATGCTGCTGGCAACCCTCTGGAATACCGGCGCGCGCATTAACGAGGCGCTAGCGCTTACCCGGAGTGATTTCTCGCTGACGTCATCCCTGCCTTTCGTTCAGCTGGCAACCCTTAAACAGCGCGCGGAGAAAGCTGCGCGGACGGCAGGTCGGGCACCGGCCGGCAGCCAGGCGCATCGCCTGGTGCCACTGTCAGATCAGCATTACGTCAGCCAGCTGCAGATGATGGTGGCCACTCTGAAAATTCCGCTGGAGCGCCGTAACAAGCGTACCGGCAGAACTGAAAAAGCGCGTATCTGGGAAATCACCGACCGCACCGTACGCACGTGGATTAATGAGGCCGTCGATGCCGCTGCTGCTGATGGTGTCACGTTCTCGGTGCCGGTGACACCGCACACGTTCCGGCATTCCTACGCCATGCACATGCTGTACGCCGGCATTCCGCTGAAGGTGCTACAGAGTCTGATGGGGCATAAATCGGTAAGCTCGACGGAGGTATACACGAAAGTGTTTGCGCTGGATGTCGCCGCACGGCATAGGGTTCAATTTTCAATGGCAGAAGCTGATGCTGTTGCAATGTTGAAAATCAGATAG